Proteins found in one Quercus robur chromosome 2, dhQueRobu3.1, whole genome shotgun sequence genomic segment:
- the LOC126713315 gene encoding NAD(P)H-quinone oxidoreductase subunit S, chloroplastic: MASFIIFPSTTGSPLKSHFLGRNHLSQHLQKQSFLIHNKPPTQHSITCAKFDLSEIMGGRGLCNGEEGLQKELNRNLEEQESAAADTKQEKSDSLALSTIDSVSENAFEKELMGLTGGFPGGEKGLQTFIEKNPPPKKTTVTDSGNLGEIIGSKKPKPPELPLLMPGMIAIVKNPNNPYHMYCGIVQRITDGKAGVLFEGGNWDRLITFQLDELERREKGPPMKNPKSCILEPLLEKEDSK, translated from the coding sequence ATGGCTTCTTTCATCATTTTCCCAAGCACAACAGGCTCTCCTCTGAAATCCCATTTCCTTGGGAGAAACCACCTCTCCCAGCATCTTCAAAAACAGTCTTTTCTAATTCACAACAAGCCGCCAACCCAACACTCTATAACATGCGCAAAATTTGACCTATCTGAAATCATGGGAGGCAGAGGACTCTGCAATGGGGAAGAAGGTCTACAGAAGGAGCTAAACAGGAACCTTGAGGAACAAGAATCAGCAGCAGCTGATACAAAGCAAGAAAAATCAGATAGTTTGGCACTATCAACAATTGACAGTGTTTCAGAAAATGCTTTTGAAAAGGAGCTGATGGGACTAACTGGTGGATTTCCTGGTGGTGAAAAGGGTTTGCAAACATTCATTGAGAAGAACCCACCCCCAAAGAAAACAACAGTTACAGATTCAGGAAACTTGGGAGAAATTATTGGATCAAAGAAGCCAAAACCGCCAGAATTGCCACTATTGATGCCTGGTATGATTGCCATTGTTAAGAACCCAAATAACCCATATCATATGTACTGTGGCATTGTTCAGAGAATCACAGATGGAAAGGCTGGGGTTCTTTTTGAGGGAGGAAACTGGGACAGATTGATTACCTTTCAATTGGATGAGCTGGAACGCAGGGAGAAGGGCCCTCCAATGAAGAACCCAAAGTCTTGCATCCTTGAACCTCTGCTTGAGAAAGAAGATTCCAAATGA
- the LOC126713316 gene encoding uncharacterized protein LOC126713316 has product MGATQALKRIPRIKFPQRHPKSSGDSASQVQATSTAGASDLTFFFTSKASTTVGGKASLQPKRTPMTNEEMEAIMLGGCF; this is encoded by the exons atgggTGCAACTCAAGCTTTGAAGAGAATCCCACGTATCAAGTTTCCTCAAAGGCATCCCAAATCCTCTGGAG ATTCTGCATCACAGGTTCAAGCAACTTCTACAGCTGGTGCTTCTGACCTAACTTTCTTCTTTACTTCAAAAGCCTCAACAACTGTGGGAGGGAAAGCTTCTCTTCAGCCAAAACGAACACCAATGACCAATGAGGAGATGGAAGCTATAATG TTGGGTGGCTGCTTTTGA